The DNA window GTACAGAAGCAAGAGGAGTGATGAACATCaaggtaattaattattaatccttttttctttttatcaaagaaGTAATCTTTCCTGCATAAATAGATAGAGCATTAGGGCTAGGGGATTGTAATTCTCTCTGACTTAGGAAGATACTATTGACAGGCCATGGGCTTTTTTTTGAAGGCGGGGATCATCAAATCTACAACCTTAGCCAGCTTCCCGtgctaaaaaatttcaatcaaagaTCTTCTTGCAATTTAAGGTATGAAAGTCTTAACTCCTTGTTCTCCTATTCCAAAACCAAATTCAGATTCTAAATTGGTATATCctaacaatctctctctctctctctctctctccctccccccTTTAAGATATGGAGATGCTTCTTGGAGAGGTCACGACCACCAGATGTACAGCCCTTATAAGGGAGGAACTGCTCTCAACAGGTTCAAACATGGACTTTATGGCTCGGTATCTGAAAGACTAGTAATTGGACGCAACAATCACAATTCACTTAATTATGATTCGAGTATCAACATTCCTTCTTTGAATGTACAAGCTACAAGTAGAACTCATGATCAATCTCTTGAAGGGGTCAAGTTGTTTCAAGTATCCCGACAGGAAGAAAGTAGACCTAGCTCAATGGAATCAAACTTCATAGCCAAGTTGCAAGAGAGATCAGGAATAGATCAAAAGGAATGTTTGAACACCACTAGTTCCGCCGACAAAAATTGGAGAACAATTCAAGAAATGCAAAAGGGTTCAAAGAGAAAGACTTTGGATTCAGATTGCAGCTTGGATTTGAATTTGTCGCTGAAACTATCAACTAAAGATGACGATGGACTTCAAAAATGTGTAGCTGATGGTAGTTTGTCTCTTTCGttgtcttcatcttcatcttcatcctcaAAGCTTGGCAGATCGATGGAAGGAGATGGAAGTAGGAGGCATGCAAGGATGGCAAGTACTCAAGATCTGACTTTATGAATGGGACAATTTTGAGTGAGATCTTGAAGTACTTACTTTTCCTGGACCAATATGCTTAATGATAATATCATGTACCTGCATACAAGGTAATTTTAGTCATTATTTGATCTTCTTTTATTGGTTATGTTGTTTTGTATGCAAAATCTCAAGTAGCTGTAGGCTTCAGTTTGGTGTTCCCAATGAACAGATGAATATTTTTAGCATTACAAAATATGCATTTTGGGTTCTGGGCATTGTTTTCTGAttagtgaatatatatataaaataggtCTCCAATATTTTAGCAACTCTTATCTACCtttgaaaagacaaaaagaaaaaagaaaatgacattgATACTCAACTCATTAGCATGAAAATCCTTCAATTATGCTACCTATATATCATGTAGGCTCGTAGCTAGATTTAGAGAAGAATAATTCTCCATAGGGAGGGGAGGGGATATATGGTTTTCCATTGGAATATGTATATTGATTGAACAGTGTACTTTTGCACTTTGCTGATGAAATGTTTGATCAGTTCCTCTATATACTGAAAAAACTATTAATGATGTATAAATGCATGAAATGATTCATGGAGATTGGAGTGACAGAAGAATTAAAAGAGACACCTCTCATATGCAAGTAAACCTAAACCATGGAGAGCAGtgcagcatatatatatatatatatatatactggcATTGTAAAGGCTGGGGTGGACTTTAGCCTaggtcaagattttatcaatattttttaactagttttatgtaaaaaaaatttataattctcaattaagttatcaaaaaattctgaaaatttgcttagagccttctaatatgatgctttagtttaggttaaaatttcagaattattggagaaatttagaaatttgatgaaaaatcacaatttaatcaattttacgttattggacgaaatttttaattcaaccaTCAGATcgagttaaaattttatgagggatcttaaaatatattgaataaaatctagttaagaGTTTAGAATGAATGGAGCttggtagtgctaacaaaaaaaaaaagaaccgtgaaataaaagtaaaatgactcattaagagtaaaatggttatttgtcattaaaaaataaaacaaatcagctccttctttcttttatatgttgccgactgagcagaagcagaatagaagaagaaagaaaagaaaaggcgagagagaaatagaaaaaaagtaagagaaaaacataaaaaaaatttcaagaaaaaaaaataaaaagtgagagaataaccttgtaaacttacaaagtccaacttataaaacactaatctaaggaagaatcaagtgaaggaataatgaattaaaaaaggaaaaaaatttaattactttgtttttcagttgacataagattgttattttatcctggttgaggggttgttacaatattaattcaaattcgattatagatgaattatattccacaaaacaTTAAAGGAatgtaactttaatagtgagtttatttttattttcgttttaattttatttatttttaaatttattttttaatattttagatagtgtatttaaattaaaaatttattattaattttaaaaatttatatacatgaGTTAATAAtcgatcttaaaaaatatttatatatttatttaatagccttttataaaaaaatattctggcTCCAtccttgtgtgtgtgtgtgtgtgtgtttgtgtttatatatatatatatatatatatatacaagtctGCTACCAGTCAGCAAGTAACTTTGGTTTCCACTTTTTTCCGCGCGCGTGGAAGTGATTGGTTTTTCAGATATTCATAAATGCTGGAACTGTTGAGTTTAATGACATTTTTAACATCTCACAAGATCAAACTTGGAACAGAATGGTCTTCTAATTAAGACATAATACaggaattaatttttgatattgagGAGAAATTAATGCTATGccattcaattttataataattgaaCGTATATTGCATGTGGCTTTCTTTCCCTTGTATTTAATGGCTGAATGTGTTTTCACTACAAAAAAGAATTGgaatttttttcctaatatCTTGGGATTTTCATTCTTTGTATCGATTTGATTGGTtggatttttctaaatttagaaGTGGTTTACCCTTTGAAAATTCCGATTTTACATTCTGGATTAGTTTCATTCCAGGTTGTGTAACAAATTATACACACATACACAGTAGTATTTTACTAGATTTGGACCTGCGCTATGCCGCGGGTCCgtagatttttatataaataaataatgtctAGGCAACGTAAGCGggtatcaaaaaaataagaaaaataagatataattCTGACCATGTCAaaagaattgattttattttaattagacaataaaaaataaaggatgatagtaaagtgataaaaaattaaaaaaaaaaaccacgattatttggggaaaaaaaaccctttagaagtataaaattgaataaaaaatagataaaaaaagaagctcgAGTCAACCTGAGATAACGTGACAGACATGTAACCTAGATAATTAATAAGAGCAAGTCAACCCGAATTAACTCGTAAAACCCATGATCCATGCCATCATATCAGAATAACCCAATAGAagacaaattaaagaaaatcataaagcaatttttaaaaaaatatatgaatgatgaaattaaaaaaaaaaaagccaaaaaaatttgattcgtattaactttttaaactggAAGTACCTTAcatagaaaaatcatgaaacacaACCTCTAACAAATCAAAcattgaaatatgaaattagaaacaaaaattaattatacaaaatgttccaaaaaaatagcaactagaagaatgatgataaaaaatcaaaataaaaaatatattagaggacaacaaattttttttgattggaTGGTGaaatcaaaaaggaaaaaactttaacaaaaagacaaaaaaaaaattgaagattaaattgaaaaaaaaaatacaccataaatttagattgagggatgaaattaaaaaccaataaaaattgcataaaagggttaagaaaaaaactaaaatcaaaagaataaggatcaaaatataaaaaacaacatacgGCAAATTGATAttgaagaatataatttttttaaaaaaatcaaaactttacaaaaaaaatcaagtatagaaattagaaagcaaaaaaaacatagaccaaatatatatataacaaattaagAGGCAAGTTCAAAATTTGAAGGGTTggacatgaaaattaaaaaagagagagagaatggggGTCCCGATATCAAGTATAAGATCCATTCAAGACACAAGCCAACCAGACATGAATGAGCCACCAAGAGGATTTGAACTCCATGCAAGAAGCCATGTTTGGTTGTTAAGAGAAGCAACATGCATCTTTTAAAGACCACAACAATACCCCATGCGCTGACACGtgtaatgtatttttcaatcctgttttattatttttaaatattaaagtataaATTTATCTCTGATTcatttaacaataacaaaaaaaaaggttaaaaagacAAAGTTTACCATAACctaaaccatttttttattttacgagAGTATCCCAGTAATTTAATTgtgtattttagtattttcactatttaaaaaagaataaagagatTTAACTACTCTCATTAGCCATACCAATTTTTTAtctcaataaaattataatttgactgttttaatttacaataaatttgagacttacagtaaaaaaaaaatataattaaatctctctttccttttagtttatttttttatgtttttttactattataaaTAATGGACTTTAaggtaaattttctttttttaagaaagaaaaacacgGTACTAATTGAGCTTCAAACTTACTAGTTTTATGTAGAACTCTGTACTAGGAGaatataaatttgtaaaaataaccaaggagttgttTGAGggtcaattataaataaaaaataataattgtacaATATATAACACTAAATTAAGGTTTTTGACATGATGCATAACGATACACAGTCTGTTAATTACGGAAAACCCTATAAACATTAACAACTCAAAGTTGCAGAGAAATTCTTGGTTTGTAAaagtattattaatttaaagataacTAGTAGCAAAAAACCAAGAATTAGCATAAATAGCTTGCCCTGAACAACCAATAGGAAAGCAATAaattaccaaaaataaaataaaacgtaAATAGGGGGGATAAATAGGAAATGTATAATTTCTAAAGAGTAGCAATAATCTTCAGagtgaattttgattttgaaaacgAGTTCTACCTTTAAATTATCTTTCTGAATTACTATTATTAGTGTCAAtcaaaaactcaaattgaaAGTTATGGCAATCTGTGTTCGTTCTTTAAgattgttttcttgaaattctGCCTATAATCTAATCTATGAATTCATCAGCTAACTGTCTTgtatcaaacacattaaaaggaaaaaatcaattatatattgtacaaaaaattagcaaataataattagaacAGTGAGCATACATGTTTAGTTTATATTCATCTAATTTATAAGATCATGGTAAATTTATTATCATAACAAAAAGACTagcatatgtgtgtgtgtgtgagtgagTGTAATCTTGCATAACTAATAAAATCACAATCCTAGAATGTATattaatgtataaattaaatacaaaccaaaattctatttatttgttaaaacaccttataaaataatcaagctTTACTGATTGGTTATTTATTCTTAAAGTTTTATTGCTCTCTACTCAATGCAATaacactttttttaataaactgttTAAAATTCTAACAACATCACCTCCTATAAGTATATTTCTAAATAAGATCCAGTAAAccaaagaaatattatttggttATCTTTCTACAATAATTGAATCTAAGCTATAGATTAAGAGAAgttttaacatgaaaaacaaacatttagACACTTTGATTACCAACAATTAACTAGaattaaacatgattttttttaatttaaatgaatttcaATCATGTGACTTTTGAGTTGAAAAATTTATTCatgtaattttgaaaaaaatttattttacaatgaatccaaattcaaatttaaacccGAGCTCGAGCCAACACTCTTGCATGTGGGTTTAAGTACAAACCTCACTTTGTTTATGATATCTCCCTTCTAAAAGCTTGGGTATtctttaattctaattttaatttttaacttcataaatatcaagaaaattttATTGCTTTCATGCATGGGATAGAAACTtagatttcatcaaaacatattAATCAATGATCCTTAAAGATCAATTTTTCATTCATccgtaatttatttaaatcatgttaaaattttattttataaagtttatattgaaaattaaactccaataaaattttaatttaaaaataagtagtctccatttttaattttaacttaaataCACTACTTAACCATCTTCATAAACAAATTTTCCAACATTATATTGAAGCTTTGTTTGCAACCTTAATCACATAGTACAATTTTATATCGGGCTTGGCTTTGCTTAACAACttcaattatgatttttcatatGACCAAGACACGCACTTGAGacttttctttgcaaatttgCAAACATTCTTTCTCCTTCGGTTTATACTGAATTCTAATTCTTGAAAGCTTTTCGAAGTTCGGGCGCGCACGGAATGATGTTTTCTTATTCATGACCATATGTGATATATTTCTCGAATCTACCAAGGGGCCTCAGCATTGACATGCAACATCACAACATCAATTTAAATTCCCGATTAGGTTTTCGTATTTGAATTCTCGAATATATTATCTCGgtataaattgaaaagtaaaagagttacatgTTTCAAGAGATTGGTTTAGGTGATGAGAAAAAGATTCATTAACCCAATTTATGTATGCGGGTGGAATTAACCTAACTCGTATCTATATTCAAGTTAAAAGTTTGAGGTTGGAAGGCAAAGGGGGGAAAAACATGTCTAGATGCAAAAATCTCCTGcacaaaaaaatgaagacaaTAGTTGTAAATTCTAAACTAAACTGCAATTTCTTTACTGGAAAGGACCACTTTATGTAAAAAAGTAAgactttatattaaataattattacaattcaaggattatttttaattttgaaaggcCGCCTAATCCTGTCCTGCAAATAAATActagaattaaattgaaaaaaataataatcgaTCATTGGTTTATGTAAAAGAGAAACATGTATATTACTCATCGCATTTCATTTTCACATGAGGTCAGTTGGTCATTATCGGTCTCGTTATTTGagtataaaaatgattattataaaatttagattgttttttttttgtgtgtttgttttaaaagtattttttaaaaaaaataatttttttatatattttttacttccaattaattttttattttacattttcatattgttttaatgtattaatatcaaaattaattttttaaataaaaaattattattttaatacagttcaaaataaaaaatattttaaaaaacaatcaatattatATTTCCAACCTTCCTAAGCTAGGTATACGATTCAgcaatcaattttatatacaaGGCTTAAATGCATTGACGATCGCAGATACACACAAGTAGAAAATACAGATGAGCTTTGACAAATGAACTCTAGAATTTCCTCATGGAAATATACCAATAGAGTGCTTAAAATATCTTTAGATTCTCATATCCAAGAGAGTTAGACAAGGGCTTGTATCCCTCCCTTCTCCAGTCAACGTGGAATGTGTTTAGAAATAGCGATTATCtggaatataaaattttatgtgaGAGGACGGTCTTCATTTTAATGTTACTGGAGGAGACGGTCGAATATTCATTGTCAAGACCggcatgatatatatatatatatatatatatatatatatatataatatatatatatatatatatataatcttgattttctatttatatatgtttggttgagGCGCTAAAAACCCTACCGGTGGTTCAGGGATTTGAAAAGCTAAGAGCACACTGGGAATTTCAGAGCTGTGATGGCATTTTTAAATCCTCGAGGAGAAGAAGGCAGGCTAGAACTGGAACAGAGGAAAATGCTTCCTTTTAAAACCTCTCATTTTCTTTGCGAACTCTGACGTGCTCTGAAATAGAACTACGTTCTCGAGGAAAGCCCGTCGTAAGATTCTCATATTTGAGAGAAGTGGGCTTGGcccattaatatataataaatttgctGTTAGGATCAAGTCGAGTTCGGGCCTTTAATGTGGTGAGCAATACTTTACCCAGATCCATTTTTGATCCATTCAGGCCCGCCTTAGCGTAAAACGAGGCAACAACCCCTTGCAAATAAGGTGAGAAAAGGAGCAAAATAAACCAAATCTATGcctgagattgaaaaaaaattcataatccaACCAATAAAATACCCGCactaattaactttaaaaaaaattttaagtgtTGTAATCTAGTGGCTATATTATATCAATAGTTTTGTGTTCGGTAATTATGTAGTaataggtaattttttttaaaaaaaaaatattaaaaatatttttaagttttatgatCTAGTGgcaatattataataataattttgagtcTGGTGATCATGTCTTTTGACAACCAcgtcattaatttttaaaataataataataaaaaaacatctccATAATCCTTTAAACATATATAATACAAACACTATATATACACAATGCTCATGTTTTAAGGTATAGCATAATAAGTGCTGGATATGATAATCAAGTCACTGTGAGTactgtgaataaaaaaatcattttcaatttgcCTGCACACAGTTTAATGTGCATTTTCCCACCATATCTAGAGGTGTTTAACATTgcattttgaatatttgtttcttaaaattttaatttttaaaatatttttaatttattttgaatgtgttgatattaaaaaaaaattaaaaatattattttaatatattttcaattttttttttaaaacaacaaccATTATCACGCATTTTAAATGTTATTCaacaaaaatttgatttttttttgtttagaattatttttttaatcattttaatatatttgatattaaaaaaaattaaaaaaaattattttaatatattttcacacaatgttttttttaaagtaatcaTCACCTtactaacaaatatatttttagcctGATTATAAATCATGTCCATGGGATTTTAAGATTCAAAATAAGCAACCTTGACAACGCCTTTGAACATTAGGATCAAGTGCAACAACAATTGAGCAATAACTGTGGGCATGCCATTGCATATTTAAAATCGACCCATGAGAAATAGTGTAAACAAGCATCGACCGCCATTCCACTTTCaaaccatgaaaataaaataaaaactacagaAATCAAGgcgattattatttttatgaataaagtTTGTGGAGCAGAAAGTCCGGACCAtcttacaaaatacaaatcaagCCCGACTCATTTGAGCCCAGACCAATAAAAATGGATCAATTTGGGCTCCTCTGAGTCATCTCCCATGAAAGTATGGAGCCCAAATCAAAATTGTTCCTTCGTCCATCCACGCACGTTAGACAAGAGAGCCGAACACCCCCACGAGAGAAAGGAGAGGCCATGGATGGATCATGGACGGGTTCCCATCCAACAAAATACAGCCAGCCAATCCAAAACTCCAAAATCATACGCACAAAGATGTGAAGAAAATTCTCCCTCCTTCCCTCTCTCCCCTCGGTATATCCTCCCAGCATCTCGTCTTATCCTTCCCTCCGTCCCTTTTAAACACAAACAtgatgataatataaataaaatatcctcCTCCAATGTTATAGAGTAACTTCCCCTTTTCCCTTCATCCCCTCTTCTtcctcccccccccctctctctctcacacacacacacacacacactccgTCTTTTCTCTTGCTGTTAGCTATGGCTAAAACAAATGCCGCAACTTCATCATCCACTGACATACTTCTTCGttataacaacaaaaacagaaatgattttctcttctctttcaacTCTATTAGTCTTTTCAACAAATCTCTCCCCTTCAAGAGAccttctcttcctcctcctctactCTCACTCTCTTCCTCTCCGTCCAAGCCCCTGACCACGCGAGTTTCCATTGCGCCTGTTGAGTACGCGCCACCTGCACCTGACTCTTTCAATTTCCACCAAGAAATCTCTCGACTCCAATCTCTCCGTTCAAAGCTCGCTCACTCCAAAACATTAAACGGCAAACACTCGGTACTAAACGACGATTCACACGTCAAACGGTTTTTCAAAATTGGAGGAGTTTCTAGGTTTCtggattcaattaatttaacctCTCGTGAGTTGTTTTTGCTCAAGTGTTTGGTCGCTGCTGGTCAAGAGCACGTGGTTAGTTTGGAGGGATTCGAGTTAGTTGAGAGTGAAGCGGTGGGGTCTGTTAGAACTTCCGTTAAGAGCGCGCTTTATAATTTAGTGGAGATTATTGAGGGATTTGATTTGAGTGATAATGGTAACAAAGGATTAGAGAGGATTAATTATGGGGTGAATTTGAATGATGAGGAGATCAAGGACTTGAAGAAGTTGCTGAAGAGTTTAGGCGAGGTCGAGGAGTTTTATGATTGTATTGGAGGTGTCATTGGGTAAGTCTCTctccttaaaattttttttttccctgtcttGTCTGTTAAATTTGCTTTGCTTTTGTCAGTGTTGGAATggagatattttaattttatatacagTATTTGAACGAGAAAGAACGACCTTTGCATGGTATTCGCTGTTTTGTTTcgtgatttaaaattattaccGGATTAGAGTATTTAACTCTTCTTTTAGGGTTTAGATACTATTGGAGAATTAGAAGAGGAGTAATTGAATTTGATCAATTTGGCAATTGGGGGATTTAGCGTatgggggtttagggttttgatgAATATGGAGTTTAGGGGCTACTTGCTTGCAATGGATTCATTTAGCTACCAAGGTAAATGTGAACGATTACTTGATCAGCTACATAAATTTCCAGAGTGAGTTTTTTGCCTGCTGGATGATTGTATTGCGTGTTATTGGGTGGAGGATAGGCTTATTAAAGTTTCATGTCAGGGCTTCTGATTTGGGTAGACAATGAGGAATGAGAATCTGCACTAGAGATATTTCAAATATAGGAAGTTTAGCTAGAATCTTATTCacattttcctttttcatttgaTCGTCTCAAATGACTTGAAATTGTTTATTGAAATGCTCGCTTAGATATCAGATAATGGTGCTGGAACTTCTTTTCCAGTCAACATTCAAAAAGCAGACTACAAATTGGTCCCAGCACATAAAAGAATCAATGGAATGCCAGTTTTTGGAAATTCATGCTCCTAGTGGACTTGACCTTTCAAAAAATACAGAGTATGCATCTCAAGCAGCTCTGTGGGGAATTGAGGTTAGTACCTAAAGTTTATTGTTCTGTTAAAACAATGGATTTGCCACAGTTTTTTCTAGAATAACaagatccttttcttttagggtTTGCCAGATCTAGGAGAAATTTATCCTCTTGGTGGTTCTGCTGACCGGCTTGGTTTGGTTGACCCTGACACTGGCGAATGCCTTCCTGCTGCCATGCTTCCTTATTGTGGACGGACCTTATTGGAAGGTCTTATCAGAGATCTCCAGGTAGAAGATCTCTACTTTATTCCTTCGATGCTCGGAAAGAAGAAAGCTTATGTCTGAGCTCATAACTGTGGTTTGTAATGTTAACTGCTTCTTCTTTGAAacaatatctatattttttcatcattgtcAGGCTAGAGAGTTCTTGTACTTCAAGATATATGGAAAGCAGTGCATTACCCCTGTAGCAATCATGACAAGTTCTGCTAAGAATAACCATGAGCATATCACTTCTCTTTGTGAAAGACTGAGCTGGTTTGGAAGAGGTCAATCCAGTTTCCAACTTTTTGAACAGGTTTTATATGGTTATGAAGATATGTTAAATATTtgcttcttcttattcttcggGTTTTTCACTAGTTAGCGGTGTTCACTTACTAGCATAATTTATGAATTGACAGCCTCTTGTTCCAGCTGTTAGTGCTGAAGATGGGCAGTGGTTGGTTACAAAACCATTTGCACCTGTATGCAAGCCCGGTGGACATGGTGTGATTTGGAAACTTGCTTATGACAAAGGCATCTTTGAGTGGTTTTATGATCATGATAGAAAAGGTGCTACTGTGCGACAAGTCAGTAATGTTGTTGCTGCCACAGATTTGACCCTTTTGGCACTGGCAGGGATTGGCTTACGTCACAGAAAGGTGGAATCatatttgataatttgattttgttactcTCTCGTGTTCTCATAAGAGAGCACTGCAAATATTCATACTTTGTATTTGTGTTTATCCATGCCCATATATTTCATCTAAATAAGGAGCTTGaatgataaagaaaagaacatcTGCACATAGTTACTATATTCAGATTAAAGAATGCTTATGTACAGTACTTGGATGAATTCTCTTGACATTGTTTTGGGGTTCATGGTCTTGTTATACAATGTGTACATGTAACAGAAACTGGGGTTCGCCTCTTGTAAGCGTAACTCGGGGGCTACTGAAGGAATTAATGTCCTTATTGAAAAGAAGAATCTTGATGGGCAGTGGGCTTATGGCTTGTCATGCATTGAATACACCGAGTTTGATAAGTTTGAAATCACAGGCAGTCCTTGTTCAACTAACGGGTATGAAATCATTTCCTTGGGAGTACTAGCTTTCTTTATAATAACTTTGTGTGCTATTTGTGCTTTGAATTTGCTACATGGATGTCTTTATGCACggattttgatgattaattgaaTCTCTCTAACGCAGGCTCAGAATCTTTATAGCAAACTTGAAAACATGTCTTTTTAGTTTCCCTTTAAGATTAGGTAGCAATTTGAGTGCTGGAATTCTTGAAGGAAATAAATGTTAATATTGGTCTGTGGTTATGTAGTTAATACTTTGACATGCATCTGTTTATGTTTGAGGTTTGGTTTAAAATTAGTATTGTGATGCGTGTTTCAGTCTggataatttgttatttttttctttcatttcttaacATGCTCATCCCTGTTACCAAAACTTagttttaactttgtttttctcGTTAAGTTTGCAGGCAGAGTTCCCTGCCAATACAAACATTCTGTATGTGGATTTACCTTCTCTGGAGTTAGTTGCATCAAGTAACAATGAAAAAAGTTTGCCAGGCATGGTTCTGAATACAAAAAAGCCAATTGTATACATGGACCATTATGGGAACTGTCACAGGTACATACTTCACTCGTT is part of the Populus alba chromosome 10, ASM523922v2, whole genome shotgun sequence genome and encodes:
- the LOC118043206 gene encoding UTP--glucose-1-phosphate uridylyltransferase 3, chloroplastic isoform X1, with protein sequence MAKTNAATSSSTDILLRYNNKNRNDFLFSFNSISLFNKSLPFKRPSLPPPLLSLSSSPSKPLTTRVSIAPVEYAPPAPDSFNFHQEISRLQSLRSKLAHSKTLNGKHSVLNDDSHVKRFFKIGGVSRFLDSINLTSRELFLLKCLVAAGQEHVVSLEGFELVESEAVGSVRTSVKSALYNLVEIIEGFDLSDNGNKGLERINYGVNLNDEEIKDLKKLLKSLGEVEEFYDCIGGVIGYQIMVLELLFQSTFKKQTTNWSQHIKESMECQFLEIHAPSGLDLSKNTEYASQAALWGIEGLPDLGEIYPLGGSADRLGLVDPDTGECLPAAMLPYCGRTLLEGLIRDLQAREFLYFKIYGKQCITPVAIMTSSAKNNHEHITSLCERLSWFGRGQSSFQLFEQPLVPAVSAEDGQWLVTKPFAPVCKPGGHGVIWKLAYDKGIFEWFYDHDRKGATVRQVSNVVAATDLTLLALAGIGLRHRKKLGFASCKRNSGATEGINVLIEKKNLDGQWAYGLSCIEYTEFDKFEITGSPCSTNGLQAEFPANTNILYVDLPSLELVASSNNEKSLPGMVLNTKKPIVYMDHYGNCHSVSGGRLECTMQNIADNFTNTYLSRCYKGVEDKLDTFIVYNERRRVTSSAKRKRRHSDNTLHQTPDGALLDILRNAYDLLSHCDIELPQIEGNDKYVDSGPPFLIFLHPALGPLWEVTRQKFNGGSISKGSELQIEVAEFSWRNVQLDGSLIIIAENVMGSTRMDPNGEPILQYGNRCGRCRLQNVKVVNKGINWSFGDNIYWKHDVQRFEALKVILHGNAEFEADNVTVQGNQIFEIPDGYKMKITSGDSGLQVQLNPLEQKIMDSGSWHWNYKIHGPHIRLGLVET
- the LOC118043206 gene encoding UTP--glucose-1-phosphate uridylyltransferase 3, chloroplastic isoform X2, encoding MAKTNAATSSSTDILLRYNNKNRNDFLFSFNSISLFNKSLPFKRPSLPPPLLSLSSSPSKPLTTRVSIAPVEYAPPAPDSFNFHQEISRLQSLRSKLAHSKTLNGKHSVLNDDSHVKRFFKIGGVSRFLDSINLTSRELFLLKCLVAAGQEHVVSLEGFELVESEAVGSVRTSVKSALYNLVEIIEGFDLSDNGNKGLERINYGVNLNDEEIKDLKKLLKSLGEVEEFYDCIGGVIGYQIMVLELLFQSTFKKQTTNWSQHIKESMECQFLEIHAPSGLDLSKNTEYASQAALWGIEGLPDLGEIYPLGGSADRLGLVDPDTGECLPAAMLPYCGRTLLEGLIRDLQAREFLYFKIYGKQCITPVAIMTSSAKNNHEHITSLCERLSWFGRAVSAEDGQWLVTKPFAPVCKPGGHGVIWKLAYDKGIFEWFYDHDRKGATVRQVSNVVAATDLTLLALAGIGLRHRKKLGFASCKRNSGATEGINVLIEKKNLDGQWAYGLSCIEYTEFDKFEITGSPCSTNGLQAEFPANTNILYVDLPSLELVASSNNEKSLPGMVLNTKKPIVYMDHYGNCHSVSGGRLECTMQNIADNFTNTYLSRCYKGVEDKLDTFIVYNERRRVTSSAKRKRRHSDNTLHQTPDGALLDILRNAYDLLSHCDIELPQIEGNDKYVDSGPPFLIFLHPALGPLWEVTRQKFNGGSISKGSELQIEVAEFSWRNVQLDGSLIIIAENVMGSTRMDPNGEPILQYGNRCGRCRLQNVKVVNKGINWSFGDNIYWKHDVQRFEALKVILHGNAEFEADNVTVQGNQIFEIPDGYKMKITSGDSGLQVQLNPLEQKIMDSGSWHWNYKIHGPHIRLGLVET